In one Methanobrevibacter arboriphilus genomic region, the following are encoded:
- a CDS encoding sulfite exporter TauE/SafE family protein, translated as MDTKKTSIFSFIIGVPIACLGGLIGLGGAEFRLPFLLKTFSKTAKKAVALNMLVSLITVASAIYFRTNNIDISIIFPQVLLMLAIIVGSTIGAYWGIGMLNKVSDVLFKKIMLILLLIMGLLLICESFIPFGSMGILFGSIYLKLIIAVLCGLLIGTISSLLGVAGGEVIIPILILIFGIDIKLAGTMSLIISLPTMLVGITRHKRNKMYSDKSEITSLVIPMGIASIIGASIGALLVIYAPSELLKLILGALLLFTSIKLFMEKEE; from the coding sequence ATGGATACTAAGAAGACTTCTATTTTTTCATTTATTATTGGTGTGCCTATTGCTTGTTTAGGTGGTTTAATAGGTTTAGGTGGTGCTGAATTTAGACTGCCTTTTTTGTTGAAGACTTTTAGTAAAACTGCTAAAAAAGCTGTTGCATTGAATATGTTGGTAAGTTTAATTACTGTTGCTTCAGCTATTTATTTTAGAACTAATAATATTGATATTTCGATTATTTTCCCTCAAGTGCTTTTAATGCTTGCAATAATTGTAGGTTCTACTATTGGAGCATACTGGGGTATTGGGATGCTAAATAAAGTATCTGATGTGTTATTTAAAAAAATAATGCTGATATTGCTTTTAATTATGGGTTTACTTCTTATTTGTGAAAGTTTCATACCTTTTGGGTCAATGGGTATATTATTTGGTAGTATATATTTGAAATTAATTATAGCTGTTTTATGTGGTTTGCTTATTGGAACTATCAGTAGTTTATTAGGTGTTGCAGGAGGAGAAGTTATAATTCCTATATTAATTTTAATATTTGGAATTGATATTAAACTAGCAGGTACAATGAGTCTAATTATTAGCTTACCTACCATGCTCGTTGGAATTACAAGACATAAAAGAAATAAAATGTATAGTGATAAAAGCGAAATCACTTCTTTAGTTATTCCTATGGGAATAGCTTCTATAATAGGCGCATCAATTGGAGCTTTATTAGTTATTTATGCTCCTTCAGAATTGTTAAAGCTTATTTTAGGAGCTTTATTGTTATTTACATCTATTAAATTATTCATGGAAAAAGAAGAATAA